In Cupriavidus basilensis, the following proteins share a genomic window:
- the metE gene encoding 5-methyltetrahydropteroyltriglutamate--homocysteine S-methyltransferase, which yields MARTHIAGFPRIGAQRELKFAQEAFWRGETDEASLRQVATGLRQRHWQSQAQAGLDSVAVGDFAYYDQVLGLSALLGALPARFGFDPKQLSLAQYFELARGNKAQPAMEMTKWFDTNYHYLVPELGPDTRFDGGVDWFFDEVEEALALGLKAKPVLIGPVTYLWLSKTHVDGFDRLSLLPSLVAAYGRILARLRDRGIEWVQIDEPALCLDLEPAWLDAYDGAYAELAKSGVKLLLATYFDNAADHAARAAALPVHGFHIDLVRAPQQLDAWRKVLPAGAVLSAGVIDGRNIWRTDLRRALSVLAPLHAELGERLWVAPSCSLLHVPVSLEAERKLDAQIKTWLAFATEKLAEVSVLARALNEGEAAVAPELAAADAALASRRSSSRVVNQQVQARVAAVTAAMAQRKSPFQTRIERQRTALQLPALPTTTIGSFPQTTAIRQTRAAYRRGEIGALEYLQRIRGEIETAVRKQEALGLDVLVHGEAERNDMVEYFGEQLCGYTFTENGWVQSYGSRCVKPPVIYGDVYRPEPMTVETTRYAQSLTERPMKGMLTGPVTMLQWSFVRDDQPRATTTLQLALAIRDEVSDLEQAGIRIIQIDEPALREGLPLRKGDWAAYLDWAVHAFKISAASVEDQTQIHTHMCYAEFNDILPAIAALDADVITIETSRSAMELLEGFGEFDYPNEIGPGVYDIHSPRVPSVEAITHLLERACEVIPPQRLWVNPDCGLKTRAWPETEAALANMVAAARGLREQIGKDGATAWQRATRRTGLGGHAAHHGAAHAAGCVDCASQAA from the coding sequence ATGGCACGCACTCATATCGCTGGATTTCCGCGCATCGGCGCCCAGCGCGAACTGAAATTCGCCCAGGAGGCGTTCTGGCGCGGCGAAACGGACGAGGCCAGCTTGCGCCAGGTGGCAACCGGCCTGCGCCAGCGCCACTGGCAGTCGCAGGCACAAGCCGGGCTGGACAGCGTGGCGGTGGGCGACTTCGCCTACTACGATCAGGTGCTGGGCCTGAGCGCCTTGCTGGGCGCCCTGCCCGCGCGTTTCGGCTTCGACCCGAAGCAGCTGAGCCTGGCGCAGTATTTTGAGCTGGCCCGTGGCAACAAAGCCCAGCCGGCCATGGAAATGACCAAGTGGTTCGATACCAACTATCACTACCTGGTCCCGGAACTCGGCCCCGACACCCGTTTCGACGGCGGCGTGGACTGGTTCTTCGATGAGGTGGAAGAAGCGCTGGCGCTGGGCCTCAAGGCCAAGCCGGTGCTGATCGGGCCGGTCACCTACCTGTGGCTGTCCAAGACCCACGTGGACGGTTTCGACCGCCTGAGCCTGCTGCCCAGCCTGGTGGCCGCCTATGGCCGCATCCTGGCCCGCCTGCGCGACCGCGGCATCGAATGGGTACAGATCGACGAGCCTGCCCTGTGCCTGGACCTGGAGCCGGCATGGCTCGATGCCTATGACGGCGCCTATGCCGAACTGGCCAAGTCCGGCGTCAAGCTGCTGCTGGCTACCTACTTCGACAACGCCGCCGACCACGCCGCGCGCGCCGCCGCTCTGCCGGTGCATGGCTTCCACATCGACCTGGTGCGCGCACCGCAGCAGCTCGACGCCTGGCGCAAGGTGCTGCCAGCCGGCGCGGTGCTGTCCGCCGGCGTCATCGACGGCCGCAACATTTGGCGCACCGACCTGCGCCGCGCGCTGTCCGTGCTGGCTCCGCTGCATGCCGAACTGGGCGAGCGCCTGTGGGTCGCGCCGTCTTGCTCGCTGCTGCACGTGCCGGTCTCGCTAGAGGCCGAGCGCAAGCTCGATGCGCAAATCAAGACCTGGCTGGCCTTCGCCACCGAGAAGCTGGCCGAGGTCAGCGTGCTGGCCCGCGCCCTGAACGAAGGCGAGGCAGCGGTCGCCCCCGAGCTGGCCGCCGCCGATGCCGCGCTGGCCTCGCGCCGCAGTTCGAGCCGCGTGGTCAACCAGCAGGTGCAGGCACGGGTCGCGGCAGTCACCGCTGCCATGGCGCAGCGCAAGAGCCCGTTCCAGACCCGCATCGAACGCCAGCGCACCGCGCTGCAGCTGCCGGCACTGCCGACCACCACCATCGGCTCCTTCCCGCAGACAACGGCAATCCGCCAGACCCGTGCAGCCTACCGCCGCGGCGAGATCGGCGCGCTGGAGTACCTGCAGCGCATCCGTGGTGAAATCGAGACCGCCGTGCGCAAGCAAGAAGCGCTCGGCCTGGACGTGCTGGTGCATGGTGAAGCCGAGCGCAACGACATGGTCGAGTATTTCGGCGAGCAGCTGTGCGGCTACACCTTCACCGAAAACGGCTGGGTGCAAAGCTATGGCTCGCGCTGCGTCAAGCCGCCGGTGATCTACGGCGATGTGTATCGCCCCGAACCGATGACGGTGGAAACCACCCGCTATGCGCAATCGCTCACCGAGCGTCCGATGAAGGGCATGCTCACCGGCCCCGTCACCATGCTGCAATGGTCCTTCGTGCGCGACGACCAGCCGCGCGCCACCACCACGCTGCAACTCGCACTGGCGATCCGCGACGAGGTCTCGGACCTGGAACAAGCCGGCATCCGCATCATCCAGATCGACGAGCCCGCACTGCGCGAAGGCTTGCCGCTGCGCAAGGGCGACTGGGCCGCGTACCTGGACTGGGCCGTGCATGCGTTCAAGATCTCGGCCGCCTCGGTGGAGGATCAAACGCAGATCCACACCCACATGTGCTACGCCGAGTTCAACGATATCCTGCCCGCCATTGCCGCGCTGGACGCCGACGTGATCACCATCGAAACCTCGCGCTCCGCCATGGAGTTGCTCGAAGGCTTCGGCGAGTTCGACTACCCCAATGAGATCGGACCGGGCGTGTACGACATCCACTCGCCGCGCGTGCCTAGCGTGGAAGCCATCACGCACCTGCTGGAGCGCGCCTGTGAGGTGATTCCGCCGCAACGGCTGTGGGTCAATCCGGACTGTGGGCTGAAGACGCGCGCCTGGCCCGAAACCGAAGCCGCGCTGGCCAATATGGTCGCCGCCGCGCGTGGCCTGCGCGAGCAGATCGGCAAGGACGGCGCGACCGCGTGGCAGCGCGCCACCCGCCGCACCGGGCTGGGCGGGCACGCGGCACACCATGGCGCCGCGCACGCAGCGGGTTGCGTCGATTGCGCTAGCCAGGCGGCCTGA
- a CDS encoding TonB-dependent receptor family protein → MKRARHWKQRTAALPAAAFATFTTAALAQAGAPATPDAAVTLPAATVTAKTPGSLTAPNVQQQQQALDQTAGSVGFVDAASYSDTYASNLRDVLKDAPGVYVQERYGQELRLSIRGSGVARGYHARGLDLLQDGVPTNFADGSGDYYQIDPLGLSAAEIYKGGNGLAYGTTTLGGAINFTTPTALTTDAPNQVRVDGGSFGTARASGQVSRQIGAFDFLANLSVNHSDGFRAHERGQYEQFNANFGYRLSPAVETRFYVGAYIVDQQLPGALSLTDALNNPKKAAPAALSGDQARNTRTERVANVTTIKLDSGQLDFSTWVIHKSLYHPIFQVIDQDYWTYGFAPRYTGTQTIGGLRNQLIVGARFFGGNNDARQYVNNAGNRGAQTLNAAQDAYNYEAYLEDRLCLTPTIALMAGAKAYRNVRRYQDDGGLPPNPTAKSASATYSGVNPKFGVLWEPVPDVQAFADITRSADVPDFTDLSQTMATTTRFVPLSAQRGWTLELGTRGKRERFSWDVTAYRSLVRDQLLQYTTNPNIPAATFNANRTTLQGVELGVHGDVLQNLFGSGDKLTLSQLWNYSDFRFDNDPQYGNNRIAGIPKHVLRTTVAYSRAAGLRVAATIDWVPGGAYVDYANTLRTPGYVLFGLQASYEFQRGVTVFLDARNLGNKRYVSDFSTVADARTANTAVFYPGSGRALYAGVKYKF, encoded by the coding sequence ATGAAACGAGCCAGACACTGGAAGCAGCGCACCGCCGCCCTGCCCGCCGCCGCCTTCGCCACATTCACCACCGCCGCGCTCGCACAGGCCGGCGCGCCTGCCACACCCGATGCCGCTGTCACGTTACCTGCGGCGACCGTGACGGCCAAGACCCCAGGCTCGCTCACCGCGCCGAACGTGCAGCAGCAACAACAGGCACTGGACCAGACAGCCGGCTCGGTCGGTTTTGTCGACGCCGCGTCCTACAGCGACACCTACGCCAGCAACCTGCGCGACGTGCTCAAGGATGCGCCCGGCGTGTATGTGCAGGAGCGCTACGGCCAGGAACTGCGCCTGTCGATCCGCGGCTCGGGCGTTGCGCGCGGCTATCATGCGCGTGGCCTGGATCTCCTGCAGGATGGCGTGCCCACCAACTTTGCCGACGGCAGCGGCGACTACTACCAGATCGACCCGCTTGGCCTGAGCGCGGCTGAAATCTACAAGGGCGGCAACGGGCTGGCCTACGGCACCACCACGCTGGGCGGCGCGATCAACTTCACCACGCCCACCGCGCTCACCACCGATGCGCCCAACCAGGTGCGCGTCGATGGCGGCAGCTTCGGCACGGCGCGCGCCAGCGGCCAGGTCTCGCGCCAGATCGGCGCCTTCGACTTTCTCGCCAACCTGAGCGTCAACCACTCGGACGGATTCCGTGCGCACGAGCGCGGCCAGTACGAGCAGTTCAACGCCAACTTCGGCTATCGGTTGAGCCCGGCGGTGGAAACCCGTTTCTACGTGGGCGCCTATATCGTCGACCAGCAATTGCCCGGCGCGCTGTCGCTCACCGATGCGCTGAACAATCCGAAGAAGGCCGCGCCGGCCGCGCTGTCCGGCGACCAGGCGCGCAACACGCGCACCGAGCGCGTAGCCAACGTCACCACCATCAAGCTCGACAGCGGCCAGCTCGATTTCAGCACCTGGGTCATCCACAAGAGCCTGTATCACCCGATCTTCCAGGTCATCGACCAGGACTACTGGACCTATGGCTTCGCGCCGCGCTACACCGGCACGCAGACCATCGGCGGCCTGCGCAACCAGCTCATCGTCGGCGCGCGCTTCTTCGGCGGCAACAACGATGCGCGCCAGTACGTCAACAACGCCGGCAACCGCGGCGCGCAGACGCTCAACGCCGCACAGGATGCGTACAACTACGAGGCCTATCTCGAAGACCGCCTTTGCCTGACGCCCACCATCGCCCTGATGGCCGGTGCCAAGGCCTACCGCAATGTCCGCCGCTATCAGGACGATGGCGGCCTGCCGCCCAATCCCACGGCAAAATCCGCTAGCGCCACCTACAGCGGCGTGAACCCGAAATTCGGCGTGCTGTGGGAGCCGGTGCCTGACGTGCAGGCATTTGCCGACATCACGCGCAGCGCGGACGTACCCGACTTCACGGACCTGAGCCAGACCATGGCCACCACCACCCGCTTTGTGCCGCTGAGCGCGCAGCGCGGCTGGACGCTGGAGCTGGGCACGCGGGGCAAGCGCGAACGGTTCTCCTGGGACGTGACGGCCTACCGCTCGCTGGTGCGCGACCAGTTGCTGCAATACACCACCAACCCGAATATCCCGGCCGCTACCTTCAACGCCAACCGCACCACGCTGCAAGGCGTGGAGCTCGGCGTTCACGGCGACGTGCTGCAAAACCTGTTCGGCTCCGGCGACAAGCTCACGCTGTCGCAACTGTGGAACTACAGCGACTTCCGTTTCGACAATGATCCGCAGTACGGCAACAATCGCATCGCTGGCATACCCAAGCACGTGCTGCGCACTACCGTTGCCTACAGCCGCGCGGCCGGGCTGCGCGTTGCCGCCACCATCGACTGGGTGCCGGGCGGCGCCTACGTCGACTATGCCAACACGCTGCGCACGCCTGGCTACGTGCTGTTTGGCCTGCAGGCCAGCTACGAATTCCAGCGTGGCGTGACGGTGTTCCTGGATGCGCGCAATCTCGGCAACAAGCGCTATGTGAGCGACTTCAGCACCGTGGCCGACGCGCGGACAGCCAACACGGCGGTGTTCTATCCTGGTTCAGGCCGCGCGCTTTATGCTGGCGTCAAATACAAGTTCTGA
- a CDS encoding DUF1254 domain-containing protein has protein sequence MIISLRRIASALALGLLLSACAAGPQTFAVPQPASPPSDAAIKALSAQIFVYAYPLVLMDVTREVMSARVPANTFSHKRSFPDATFTDVVSPNADTLYSMAWLDLSEGPVILSLPDTHGRYYLMPLMDAWTNVFASPGKRTAGTKKAVYAVTGPMWNGMLPPGVTEIRSPTEMVWLIGRTQTNGKQDYAAVHRLQDQYRLAPLSALQRGGKARPRPAEAMLPEAVPVDVETPPVEQVAAMDAQAFFTRFAELLPANPPAAADAAMVESIKKFGIVPGKPFSVTALEPSTARAVQEGATTALAGIVAMAKRGGGEGDGKWAVHRDLGNYGTAYGKRALVAWVGLGANLPADALYPSTRVDAAGKPLNGANRYVLHFNKGQMPPSTAFWSLTLYNDKQAFVANPLNRYAIGDRDRLRFNRDGSLDIYIQNARPAGKRVANWLPAPPDGFNLMMRVYWPRQVMLDGTWRAPPVMRVE, from the coding sequence ATGATTATTTCGCTACGCCGAATTGCGAGTGCGCTTGCGCTCGGTCTGCTGTTGTCTGCCTGCGCCGCGGGCCCGCAAACTTTTGCGGTGCCGCAGCCAGCCTCGCCGCCGTCCGATGCGGCGATCAAGGCTTTATCTGCCCAGATTTTTGTCTACGCCTACCCGCTGGTGCTGATGGATGTCACGCGTGAGGTCATGAGCGCCCGCGTGCCGGCCAATACCTTCTCGCATAAGCGCAGTTTCCCGGACGCTACCTTCACCGACGTGGTCAGCCCGAATGCCGATACGCTTTACTCGATGGCATGGCTGGATTTGTCCGAAGGGCCGGTGATCCTCTCGCTGCCCGACACGCACGGGCGCTATTACCTGATGCCGCTGATGGATGCCTGGACCAATGTCTTCGCGTCGCCGGGCAAGCGCACCGCGGGCACCAAGAAAGCGGTCTACGCCGTAACGGGACCGATGTGGAATGGCATGTTGCCGCCAGGGGTCACTGAAATCCGTTCGCCGACCGAGATGGTGTGGCTGATCGGCCGTACGCAAACCAATGGCAAGCAGGATTACGCTGCGGTCCACCGCTTGCAGGACCAATATCGCCTGGCGCCGCTCTCCGCCTTGCAGCGTGGCGGCAAGGCGCGGCCCAGGCCCGCCGAGGCGATGCTTCCCGAAGCGGTTCCCGTGGATGTGGAAACGCCGCCCGTCGAGCAGGTGGCGGCGATGGACGCGCAGGCATTCTTCACCCGCTTTGCCGAATTGCTGCCGGCCAATCCTCCGGCCGCGGCCGATGCGGCGATGGTGGAATCGATCAAGAAGTTCGGGATCGTTCCGGGCAAGCCCTTCTCCGTGACCGCACTGGAGCCTTCGACGGCCCGCGCGGTGCAGGAGGGCGCCACCACCGCCCTGGCGGGCATCGTGGCCATGGCCAAGCGCGGCGGCGGCGAAGGGGATGGCAAATGGGCCGTGCACCGGGATCTGGGCAACTACGGCACAGCCTATGGCAAGCGCGCGCTGGTGGCCTGGGTAGGGCTTGGCGCCAACCTGCCGGCGGATGCGCTGTATCCCAGCACGCGCGTCGACGCCGCCGGCAAGCCGTTGAACGGGGCAAACCGCTACGTACTGCATTTCAACAAGGGCCAGATGCCGCCGAGCACGGCCTTCTGGTCACTGACGCTCTACAACGACAAGCAGGCGTTTGTCGCCAATCCGCTCAACCGCTATGCCATCGGGGACCGCGACCGGCTGCGGTTCAACCGCGACGGGTCGCTCGATATCTATATCCAGAATGCGCGCCCGGCGGGCAAGCGGGTGGCCAACTGGCTGCCGGCACCGCCCGATGGATTCAACCTGATGATGCGGGTGTATTGGCCCCGGCAGGTGATGCTGGACGGTACGTGGCGCGCGCCGCCGGTGATGCGGGTGGAGTGA
- a CDS encoding MFS transporter, protein MATGSAMLGKHPDLSAAQVYLFAFTLGCATGVDFVASSMMGVAGTHIRGGIHASPEDFLWSLTSYAAAATVANLVLRRIAQDISYRGFTLLGLFIATVGAALCAVCNTPIELSLARAVQGLGAGGLFTASRIIIQLAAAREERRPLFLGFNTGGMGLAALAPWITAMLVEDASWRMIFVVQAGMSVAAMLLVLLSYPRRVAASLPPWEVDVGGMDWVTVILLGTGALVLLHGLGDLRFYELASSPSVAITPIVGLLLVASAFVHQHRHPDPWLNPKLLFGRRYLVGLGFYTLYYFLNGLWGYVVSTTLQSGLGFTFQTAGKVLTITGLIGFTGLCVFTYAGARLTGQRRYIALGYCMFAGAAWMLSQRMMPGASMAVLLPALTLQSLTTPFILALVAGLTYAEFSVEDFAHAYQFKNIVRQIATAAGTGVASLWLQYGEAMARTQLVARITPFDLPDGFDAATLAHWSALIDQQAQLIAVSNLFALLAIACVGVALIAVAQRALR, encoded by the coding sequence ATGGCAACTGGCAGCGCGATGCTGGGCAAGCACCCCGACCTGTCGGCTGCGCAGGTTTATCTCTTCGCCTTTACCCTGGGCTGCGCCACCGGCGTGGACTTCGTGGCGTCGTCCATGATGGGCGTCGCGGGCACCCATATCCGGGGTGGCATTCACGCCTCGCCCGAGGATTTTCTCTGGAGCCTTACGTCCTATGCCGCCGCGGCCACCGTCGCCAACCTGGTGCTGCGGCGCATCGCACAGGACATCAGCTATCGCGGATTTACCCTGCTCGGCCTGTTCATCGCCACCGTGGGCGCCGCGCTTTGCGCCGTCTGCAATACACCGATCGAGCTAAGCCTTGCGCGCGCGGTGCAAGGTCTTGGCGCGGGCGGCCTGTTTACCGCATCGCGCATCATCATCCAGCTGGCAGCCGCCCGTGAAGAGCGCCGCCCCCTCTTCCTGGGCTTCAACACCGGCGGCATGGGTCTGGCGGCACTGGCGCCATGGATTACCGCGATGCTGGTGGAGGATGCGAGCTGGCGGATGATCTTCGTGGTGCAGGCCGGGATGTCGGTCGCGGCGATGCTGCTGGTGCTGCTCTCGTATCCGCGCCGTGTCGCGGCCTCGCTGCCACCGTGGGAGGTGGACGTCGGCGGCATGGATTGGGTGACCGTCATATTGCTGGGCACGGGCGCGCTAGTGCTGCTGCACGGGCTGGGCGACCTGCGATTCTACGAACTGGCGAGCTCGCCGTCGGTAGCGATCACCCCGATTGTCGGGCTGTTGCTCGTGGCTAGCGCCTTCGTCCACCAGCATCGCCACCCCGACCCCTGGCTTAACCCTAAGCTGCTGTTCGGCCGGCGCTACCTGGTCGGGCTGGGCTTCTATACCTTGTATTACTTCCTCAACGGGCTATGGGGCTATGTGGTATCTACCACGCTGCAGTCCGGGCTGGGCTTTACCTTCCAGACCGCCGGCAAGGTGCTCACCATCACCGGACTGATCGGCTTCACGGGTCTTTGCGTCTTTACCTATGCCGGCGCCCGGTTGACGGGGCAACGCCGCTACATCGCCCTGGGCTACTGCATGTTTGCCGGGGCGGCCTGGATGCTGAGCCAGCGGATGATGCCGGGGGCTTCCATGGCCGTCCTGCTGCCGGCCCTGACCCTGCAAAGCCTGACCACGCCCTTCATCCTGGCGTTGGTGGCGGGGCTGACCTATGCGGAATTCAGCGTCGAGGATTTTGCCCACGCCTATCAATTCAAGAACATCGTGCGCCAGATCGCAACGGCCGCCGGCACGGGTGTGGCGAGCCTGTGGCTCCAGTATGGCGAGGCCATGGCACGCACACAGCTGGTAGCGCGGATTACGCCCTTCGACCTGCCCGATGGTTTTGACGCCGCCACGCTGGCGCACTGGTCGGCGCTGATCGACCAACAGGCACAGCTGATCGCGGTGAGCAATCTGTTCGCACTGCTGGCAATAGCGTGCGTGGGCGTGGCGCTGATCGCCGTGGCGCAGCGCGCGCTGCGCTAA
- a CDS encoding tripartite tricarboxylate transporter substrate binding protein: MDRRHFLATAVAAAALGAAPAFANGWPSRPLRLVVAYPAGGGTDVVARLFADFLGKTLGQSVVVENKPGGATIPATLDVIRAKPDGHTLLMTLGSSATSGAHINKVPYDPLTDLTALAEAARAPVLLVATRNAPFSTLAEMIAYSKSAKSPLHSASYGPGTSSHFGPLLLNKLSGSRLEPVLYKGSAPATQDLVGGVVPVMIDGLTTAVPLYQSGKTKALAITTPERSDMAPGVASFRELGFPGMEQLSGYFALFGPKAMPADVVGAVSAAIQKVLADPAYHKRLFAVGVLPPQAITPPAFAAQVKADYLRWGEFIKEIGFTIDA; encoded by the coding sequence ATGGATCGTCGTCATTTCCTTGCCACCGCGGTTGCAGCCGCCGCACTCGGGGCAGCCCCCGCCTTTGCCAATGGCTGGCCAAGCCGCCCCCTGCGCCTGGTCGTGGCCTACCCTGCTGGCGGCGGCACCGATGTGGTCGCGCGGCTGTTCGCGGACTTCCTTGGCAAGACTCTTGGCCAATCGGTCGTGGTCGAGAACAAGCCGGGCGGCGCGACGATTCCCGCGACGCTCGACGTGATCCGCGCCAAGCCGGACGGCCACACGCTGCTGATGACGCTAGGCTCCTCTGCCACTTCGGGCGCCCATATCAACAAGGTACCCTACGACCCGCTCACTGACCTGACCGCGCTGGCCGAAGCCGCGCGCGCACCCGTCTTGCTGGTCGCCACCAGGAACGCGCCCTTCTCCACGCTGGCGGAGATGATCGCCTACTCCAAGAGCGCGAAGTCGCCGCTGCATTCGGCCTCGTATGGTCCGGGCACCTCGTCGCACTTTGGCCCGCTGCTGCTGAACAAGCTATCTGGCAGCCGGCTCGAACCGGTGTTGTACAAGGGTTCGGCTCCTGCCACGCAAGACCTGGTGGGTGGCGTGGTGCCGGTAATGATCGACGGGCTGACCACCGCCGTGCCGCTCTATCAATCGGGCAAGACCAAGGCGCTGGCCATCACCACGCCGGAACGCTCCGATATGGCGCCGGGCGTTGCCTCGTTCCGTGAGCTGGGGTTTCCGGGCATGGAGCAATTGAGCGGCTACTTCGCGCTGTTCGGCCCCAAGGCCATGCCGGCGGACGTGGTTGGCGCCGTCTCGGCGGCGATCCAGAAGGTGCTCGCCGATCCGGCCTATCACAAGCGGCTGTTCGCGGTCGGCGTGTTGCCGCCGCAGGCCATCACCCCGCCTGCCTTCGCCGCGCAGGTCAAGGCGGACTACCTGCGCTGGGGCGAGTTCATCAAGGAGATCGGCTTCACCATCGACGCTTGA
- a CDS encoding alpha/beta fold hydrolase, which translates to MTILIACVAVGAVVLLGLVAFSGLIARKVENALPPKGKFIEIDGARLHYIDKGEGPAIVMVHGLGGQTGNFSYALLEKLTGRFRVILVDRPGSGHSTRPSAMSARLSVQSTVVAKFIRALDLQNPLLVGHSLGGAVALGVALDHPGTVGGLALIAPLTHPVEGVPPMFRTLSISSATMRRVIAWTWAIPRSILRGKAMVELVFSPDRPPQDFGTAGGGLLSLRPRSFYATSTDMVSVEEDLPSMAQRYASLALPISILYGTGDAVLDWQAQGKAMKDKLPALDLELVPGGHMLPVTIPDQTAAWLTAAAARL; encoded by the coding sequence ATGACCATATTGATTGCCTGCGTCGCCGTGGGCGCCGTCGTTCTGCTTGGGTTGGTGGCATTCTCCGGCCTGATTGCGCGCAAGGTGGAAAATGCGCTGCCGCCCAAGGGGAAGTTCATCGAGATCGATGGCGCCCGCCTCCATTACATCGACAAGGGCGAGGGCCCGGCTATCGTGATGGTTCACGGGCTGGGGGGGCAGACCGGCAATTTTTCCTATGCGTTGCTCGAAAAGCTGACCGGCCGCTTCCGCGTGATCCTGGTCGACCGGCCCGGCTCGGGCCATTCGACCCGGCCATCGGCGATGTCGGCCCGCCTGAGCGTGCAGAGTACGGTCGTGGCCAAATTCATCCGTGCGCTAGACCTGCAGAATCCGCTGTTGGTCGGGCACTCCCTGGGGGGCGCGGTGGCGCTTGGCGTTGCGCTCGATCATCCCGGCACGGTCGGCGGGCTGGCGTTGATTGCCCCGCTGACGCATCCGGTGGAGGGCGTGCCGCCCATGTTCCGCACGCTGTCCATTTCCTCGGCTACGATGCGCCGCGTGATCGCGTGGACGTGGGCGATCCCACGGTCTATCTTGCGCGGTAAGGCCATGGTCGAGCTGGTTTTCAGCCCCGACCGTCCGCCTCAGGACTTCGGCACCGCAGGCGGCGGCCTTCTCAGCTTGAGGCCGCGCAGCTTCTATGCCACTTCGACGGATATGGTCAGCGTGGAGGAGGACCTGCCGTCCATGGCGCAGCGCTATGCCTCGCTGGCCTTGCCGATCAGCATCCTCTACGGGACCGGTGATGCCGTGCTCGACTGGCAGGCGCAGGGCAAGGCGATGAAAGACAAGCTGCCGGCGCTGGATCTCGAACTTGTCCCTGGCGGCCATATGCTGCCGGTCACAATTCCCGACCAGACCGCGGCCTGGCTCACGGCGGCTGCCGCGCGGCTCTGA
- a CDS encoding flavin-containing monooxygenase, which produces MLSGNPKHPHPDVRAGTAAAGHQDEQAPAQAAAQHVDVLVVGAGLSGICAGYHLQTSCPGKTYAILEGRDAIGGTWDLFRYPGVRSDSDMYTLGFSFRPWRSEKSIADGDSILDYIRGTAKEFGIERHIRFGHRVLRASWSSETAKWTVDATVGPQGTPARFTCSFLYLCSGYYDYADGYMPGWPGMERFNGRVVHPQHWPADLAYDGKRVVVIGSGATAVTLLPAMAERAAHVTMLQRSPTYIVARPSSDAVSAWLQRRLPASMAHRATRWKNVLLGMYFYNLSRKKPDLVKSKILKGVRAQLGPDYDIDKHFTPSYKPWDQRLCLVPDSDLFKSIRSGKASVVTDQIESFTETGLLLRSGERLDADVIVTATGLQLKVAGGMKIEVDGTPMNPAQAFMYKGMMYSDMPNLAVAMGYVNASWTLKAELSSTYVCRLINHMDAKGHAWCAPRRTDLASDEEPSLSLSSGYVQRASSILPKQGSRRPWKVHQNYLFDLMALKFGKVEDSEMAFGRAGTAASVDG; this is translated from the coding sequence ATGCTATCAGGCAATCCGAAGCACCCGCATCCCGACGTTCGCGCCGGCACGGCGGCGGCGGGGCACCAGGACGAGCAGGCGCCAGCGCAGGCCGCGGCGCAGCACGTCGATGTGCTGGTAGTCGGGGCGGGGCTTTCCGGCATCTGCGCTGGCTATCATCTGCAGACCAGTTGCCCGGGCAAGACTTACGCGATCCTGGAAGGGCGCGACGCCATCGGTGGCACATGGGACCTGTTTCGCTATCCCGGCGTGCGGTCCGATTCGGACATGTACACCCTGGGCTTCAGTTTTCGCCCATGGCGAAGCGAAAAATCCATTGCCGATGGTGACTCGATCCTTGACTACATCCGTGGCACGGCGAAGGAATTCGGCATCGAGCGGCACATTCGCTTTGGCCATCGCGTATTGCGTGCGTCGTGGTCGTCCGAGACCGCAAAGTGGACGGTCGATGCCACGGTAGGCCCGCAAGGCACGCCTGCCCGTTTTACCTGCAGTTTTCTCTACTTGTGCAGCGGCTACTACGATTATGCGGACGGCTATATGCCCGGGTGGCCGGGCATGGAGCGCTTCAATGGCCGTGTGGTGCACCCTCAGCACTGGCCGGCGGATCTGGCGTACGACGGCAAGCGCGTGGTCGTGATCGGCAGCGGCGCCACGGCCGTCACGCTGCTGCCGGCGATGGCCGAGCGGGCGGCCCACGTGACCATGCTGCAGCGCTCGCCAACGTACATCGTGGCGCGCCCGTCCAGCGACGCTGTCTCCGCATGGCTGCAGCGGCGGCTGCCGGCGTCCATGGCGCATCGCGCCACGCGCTGGAAGAACGTGCTCTTGGGCATGTACTTCTACAATCTTTCGCGCAAGAAGCCTGACCTGGTCAAGAGCAAGATCCTCAAGGGGGTGCGCGCGCAACTCGGTCCTGACTACGATATCGACAAGCATTTCACGCCCTCCTACAAGCCGTGGGACCAGCGGCTCTGCCTGGTGCCGGACTCGGATCTGTTCAAGTCCATCCGCTCAGGGAAGGCTTCAGTGGTCACCGACCAGATCGAGTCGTTCACCGAGACTGGCTTGCTGCTGCGCTCCGGCGAGCGGCTCGACGCGGATGTCATCGTCACGGCTACCGGGCTTCAGTTGAAGGTGGCCGGGGGGATGAAGATCGAGGTGGACGGCACCCCGATGAACCCGGCGCAGGCCTTCATGTACAAGGGCATGATGTATAGCGACATGCCGAACCTGGCGGTAGCCATGGGCTATGTCAACGCTTCCTGGACGCTGAAAGCGGAGCTCTCGTCGACCTACGTGTGCCGCCTGATCAATCATATGGACGCGAAGGGCCACGCATGGTGCGCGCCGCGCCGCACGGATCTGGCCTCCGATGAGGAGCCTTCGCTCTCGCTGAGCTCCGGCTATGTCCAGCGCGCCAGCAGCATCTTGCCCAAGCAGGGCTCCAGGCGGCCATGGAAGGTGCATCAGAACTACCTGTTCGACCTGATGGCCCTGAAGTTCGGCAAGGTGGAGGACAGCGAGATGGCGTTTGGCCGTGCGGGCACGGCCGCCTCGGTGGATGGCTGA